Proteins encoded by one window of Channa argus isolate prfri chromosome 1, Channa argus male v1.0, whole genome shotgun sequence:
- the nanp gene encoding N-acylneuraminate-9-phosphatase isoform X2: MTSELLNTTLGLDDCTICSICDKFKQKLFHEHFDPSAGRTIDDVRVGHWVESLQETVGTSSSPSLAAQCYYLWKSSRLAELSLSPEICNLLKQLRRRYKLLLLTNGETLTQREKVEASGCGGFFDAIVIGGEHAEQKPFLSIFTLCFKLLEVEAQNCVMVGDSLDTDIQGGFNAGVRATVWINSAGCAVPDDSVKPDYTVPTALDLPDVLAQLE; the protein is encoded by the exons ATG ACTAGTGAACTTTTGAATACCACACTGGGCCTTGATGACTGCACCATTTGCAGCATTTGTGACAAGTTCAAGCAGAAGCTTTTCCATGAACACTTTGACCCCTCAGCAGGAAGAACTATAGACGATGTTCGTGTGGGTCACTGGGTGGAGAGCCTGCAGGAGACCGTGGGCACAAGTTCCAGCCCTTCACTGGCAGCTCAGTGCTACTACCTGTGGAAAAGCAGTCGGCTGGCGGAGCTCAGTCTCTCCCCTGAAATATGCAACCTCCTGAAACAGCTGCGACGCAGatacaaactgctgctgctgactaACGGAGAAACTCTGACCCAAAGGGAGAAAGTGGAGGCAAGCGGATGTGGGGGGTTCTTCGATGCCATAGTGATTGGGGGAGAACACGCAGAGCAGAAACCATTCCTCTCCATCTTTACACTGTGTTTTAAGTTGCTGGAGGTGGAGGCGCAGAACTGTGTTATGGTAGGAGACTCTCTAGACACTGACATTCAGGGGGGCTTTAATGCTGGAGTACGGGCCACAGTTTGGATCAACAGTGCAGGTTGTGCTGTACCAGATGATTCAGTGAAACCAGACTACACTGTTCCTACTGCGCTGGACCTGCCAGATGTTCTGGCTCAACTGGAATAA
- the nanp gene encoding N-acylneuraminate-9-phosphatase isoform X1, translating into MERKPVKAIIFDLDNTLIETSRAGGVAIQKTSELLNTTLGLDDCTICSICDKFKQKLFHEHFDPSAGRTIDDVRVGHWVESLQETVGTSSSPSLAAQCYYLWKSSRLAELSLSPEICNLLKQLRRRYKLLLLTNGETLTQREKVEASGCGGFFDAIVIGGEHAEQKPFLSIFTLCFKLLEVEAQNCVMVGDSLDTDIQGGFNAGVRATVWINSAGCAVPDDSVKPDYTVPTALDLPDVLAQLE; encoded by the exons ATGGAGCGCAAACCTGTGAAGGCAATCATATTTGATTTGGACAATACGCTCATTGAAACAAGTCGGGCGGGTGGAGTGGCGATACAAAAG ACTAGTGAACTTTTGAATACCACACTGGGCCTTGATGACTGCACCATTTGCAGCATTTGTGACAAGTTCAAGCAGAAGCTTTTCCATGAACACTTTGACCCCTCAGCAGGAAGAACTATAGACGATGTTCGTGTGGGTCACTGGGTGGAGAGCCTGCAGGAGACCGTGGGCACAAGTTCCAGCCCTTCACTGGCAGCTCAGTGCTACTACCTGTGGAAAAGCAGTCGGCTGGCGGAGCTCAGTCTCTCCCCTGAAATATGCAACCTCCTGAAACAGCTGCGACGCAGatacaaactgctgctgctgactaACGGAGAAACTCTGACCCAAAGGGAGAAAGTGGAGGCAAGCGGATGTGGGGGGTTCTTCGATGCCATAGTGATTGGGGGAGAACACGCAGAGCAGAAACCATTCCTCTCCATCTTTACACTGTGTTTTAAGTTGCTGGAGGTGGAGGCGCAGAACTGTGTTATGGTAGGAGACTCTCTAGACACTGACATTCAGGGGGGCTTTAATGCTGGAGTACGGGCCACAGTTTGGATCAACAGTGCAGGTTGTGCTGTACCAGATGATTCAGTGAAACCAGACTACACTGTTCCTACTGCGCTGGACCTGCCAGATGTTCTGGCTCAACTGGAATAA
- the polr1b gene encoding DNA-directed RNA polymerase I subunit RPA2 — MDFSTKWSNLPKGPSLKNLTEGGFGVLNETQLAAVQDLTKAHIDSFDQAVTDGLSRVVQAIPPLEFTFKNERISLSFVEATIFNPVVAKGSICREMRVFPAECRGRRCSYKGKLVADISWSINGVPKGIIKQSLGQVPIMVKSKLCNLHGMSPKELVEHHEEAEEMGGYFIVNGIEKVIRMLIMPRRNYPIAMSRPKWKSRGQGYTQYGISMRCVKEEHTAVNMNLHYLENGTVMLNFIYQKELFFLPLGFALKALVDFTDFQIYQELIKGREDNSFYKSCASEMLRMVTEEGCHTRSNVLNYLGERFRIKMNLPEWYTNKQCADFLLDECICIHLKSDVEKFYLLCLMTRKLFTFAKQECMEENPDSIMCQEVLTPGQLYLMFLKERMTAWLVSVKLSFDKKGSRLSGGWSAENIMKIFNMGSDVTKPFEYLLATGNLNSRTGLGMLQNTGLCVVADKLNFIRYLSHFRCVHRGAAFAKMRTTSVRKLLPESWGFLCPVHTPDGEPCGLMNHMTASCEIVAPTLLTTSLPTLLCSLGVTPVDGTPGQAFSDCYHVVLDGAVIGWVEAELAPVVVDSLRRFKVLREKRIPPWTEIVLVPKTGKASLYPGLFLFTTPCRMVRPVRNLTLGKQELIGTFEQLFINVGILEDEIEPGVTTHQELFPHSMLSVVANFIPYSDHNQSPRNMYQCQMGKQTMGFPLHSFTDRSDNKLYRLQTPQSPLVRPYMYDHYNLDNYPSGTNAIVAVISYTGYDMEDAMIVNKSSWERGFAHGSIYKTELVDLADRVKGEDGVVFGTKPGDPKVHEKLDADGLPYIGSTLQYGDPFYSYINLNTGQTFVNYYKSQESCVIDNIKICSNDTGSGRFKRVCITIRVPRNPTIGDKFASRHGQKGILSRLWPAEDMPFTESGMTPDILFNPHGFPSRMTIGMLIESMAGKSGALHGLSHDATPFTFSEENSALEYFGEMLRAGGYNYYGTERLYSGLSGLELEADIFIGVVYYQRLRHMVSDKFQVRTTGARDKVTNQPVGGRNIQGGIRFGEMERDALLAHGSSFLLHDRLFNCSDRSVAQVCVDCGSLLSPLLEKPPPYWSAMRHRKTVCTLCGKSDSIDSVSVPYVFRYFVAELAAMNIKVKLDVK; from the exons ATGGACTTTTCAACTAAGTGGAGCAATTTACCCAAAGGTCCGAGTTTAAAAAATCTGACAGAAGGAGGCTTTGGGGTCCTGAACGAGACTCAACTTGCCGCTGTTCAGGATTTAACTAAAGCTCACATCGACTCGTTTGACCAGGCTGTTACTGACGGACTCAGCCGCGTTGTGCAG gccATCCCGCCTTTGGAGTTCACTTTCAAAAATGAGAGGATCAGCCTTTCCTTTGTCGAAGCCACTATCTTCAACCCAGTGGTCGCCAAAGGGAGCATCTGCAGGGAAATGAGGGTGTTTCCAGCAGAATGCCGAGGAAGAAGATGCTCCTACAAAGGAAAGCTTGTG GCAGATATAAGCTGGTCTATCAATGGTGTTCCTAAAGGGATCATCAAACAGTCCCTGGGTCAGGTGCCAATCATGGTAAAGTCCAAGCTATGTAATCTCCATGGCATGTCCCCAAAAGAGCTTGTGGAGCACCATGAAGAAGCAGAG GAAATGGGAGGTTATTTCATAGTGAATGGAATTGAGAAGGTTATCCGAATGCTAATCATGCCGAGGAGGAACTATCCCATTGCCATGTCCAGACCTAAGTGGAAAAGCAGGGGCCAGGGATACACACAGTATG GTATTTCCATGCGCTGCGTGAAGGAGGAGCACACAGCTGTCAACATGAACTTGCATTATCTGGAAAACGGGACTGTGATGCTGAATTTCATCTACCAGAAAGAGCTGTTCTTTCTCCCATTAGGTTTTGCCCTCAAG GCTTTGGTGGACTTCACCGACTTCCAGATCTACCAGGAGTTGATCAAGGGTCGCGAAGACAATTCTTTCTATAAGAGTTGTGCATCAGAGATGCTGCGCATGGTCACAGAGGAGGGCTGCCACACTCGCAGCAATGTGCTCAATTACCTTGGAGAACgctttagaataaaaatgaacCTTCCTGAGTGGTACACAAATAAGCAGTGTGCCGACTTCCTGCTTGA TGAGTGCATTTGTATCCACCTGAAGTCAGATGTGGAGAAATTCTACTTGCTGTGTCTGATGACGAGGAAGCTTTTCACGTTTGCTAAGCAGGAGTGCATGGAGGAGAACCCTGACAGCATCATGTGTCAGGAAGTGCTCACTCCTGGTCAGCTCTACCTCATGTTTCTGAAG GAGAGAATGACTGCCTGGTTGGTGTCTGTGAAGCTGTCCTTTGACAAAAAAGGCAGCAGACTGAGTGGAGGATGGAGCGCTGAAAACATAATGAAGATCTTCAACATGGGCTCTGATGTGACGAAACCTTTTGAATATCTGCTGGCGACGGGGAACCTGAACTCCAGGACAG GTCTTGGCATGCTGCAGAACACTGGCCTGTGTGTTGTAGCTGACAAGCTCAACTTCATCCGCTACCTGTCCCACTTCCGCTGTGTGCACAGAGGAGCAGCCTTCGCTAAGATGAGGACCACTTCTGTTCGTAAGCTGCTGCCTGAGTCCTGGGGCTTCCTGTGTCCTGTCCACACACCAGATGGAGAACCCTGTGGTCTCATGAACCACATGACGGCCAGTTGTGAAATCGTGGCCCCAACCTTGCTCACTACGTCCCTTCCCACGCTGCTCTGTTCTCTAG GTGTTACTCCAGTAGATGGAACTCCTGGTCAGGCCTTTTCAGACTGCTACCATGTGGTGCTTGATGGGGCTGTCATAGGCTGGGTGGAGGCAGAATTAGCTCCAGTTGTGGTTGACTCACTCCGCAGGTTTAAG GtgctgagagagaagaggatcCCTCCCTGGACTGAGATTGTTCTGGTTCCCAAAACAGGAAAGGCCAGCTTGTATCCAGGCCTGTTTCTCTTTACAACACCCTGTCGGATGGTGCGGCCCGTACGCAACTTGACTCTTGGGAAACAAGAGTTAATTGGCACCTTTGAACAA CTTTTCATAAATGTGGGCATCTTGGAGGATGAGATTGAGCCTGGAGTGACCACACATCAGGAGCTTTTCCCTCACAGTATGCTTAGTGTGGTGGCTAATTTCATCCCCTACTCCGATCACAACCAGAGTCCTAGGAACATGTACCAGTGTCAGATGG GTAAGCAGACGATGGGTTTCCCCTTGCACTCATTCACTGACCGCTCGGATAACAAGCTCTACCGGCTCCAGACCCCACAGAGCCCGCTGGTTCGGCCGTATATGTACGACCACTACAACCTGGACAACTACCCCAGTGGCACTAACGCCATTGTGGCTGTCATATCCTACACCGGCTATGACATGGAAGATGCAATG ATTGTGAACAAGTCCTCGTGGGAGAGAGGCTTCGCCCATGGAAGTATCTACAAGACTGAGCTGGTGGACCTGGCTGACAGGGTGAAAGGTGAAGACGGCGTGGTGTTTGGGACCAAGCCAGGTGACCCTAAGGTTCATGAGAAACTGGACGCAGATGGACTACCTTACATTGGCTCAACGCTTCAGTATGGAGACCCTTTCTACAGCTACATCAACCTCAACACTGGCCAGACCTTTGTCAACTACTACAA GAGCCAAGAGTCTTGTGTTATTGACAATATCAAGATTTGCAGTAATGACACTGGCTCGGGCCGCTTTAAACGCGTGTGCATCACCATACGAGTGCCGCGAAACCCCACCATTGGTGACAAGTTTGCCAGCCGCCATGGCCAGAAGGGGATCCTGAGTCGCCTGTGGCCAGCAGAGGACATGCCCTTCACAGAAAGCGGCATGACCCCTGACATTCTCTTCAACCCCCACGGCTTCCCCTCACGCATGACCATAGGGATGTTGATTGAGAGCATGGCTGGAAAATCCGGAGCCCTGCATGGCCTCAGCCACGACGCCACGCCCTTCACTTTCTCCGAGGAGAACTCTGCGCTCGAGTATTTTGGAGAAATGCTTCGAGCTGGTGGCTACAACTACTACGGCACAGAGCGGCTGTACAGCGGCTTGAGCGGGCTGGAGCTGGAGGCCGACATTTTTATTGGAGTTGTCTACTACCAGCGCCTACGGCACATGGTTTCCGACAAGTTTCAGGTGAGGACCACAGGAGCACGAGACAAAGTGACCAACCAGCCTGTGGGAGGGAGGAACATCCAGGGAGGCATCCGGTTTGGGGAGATGGAGCGAGACGCCCTGCTGGCGCATGGCTCTTCCTTCCTCCTACACGATCGCCTGTTCAACTGCTCGGACAGATCAGTGGCTCAGGTGTGTGTTGACTGTGGGAGCCTGCTTTCCCCCCTGCTAGAGAAACCCCCACCCTACTGGTCGGCCATGCGCCACCGGAAGACTGTTTGCACCCTTTGTGGCAAAAGTGACTCTATTGACTCTGTGTCTGTCCCTTATGTCTTTCGCTATTTTGTAGCTGAGCTTGCAGCAATGAACATCAAAGTCAAATTAGATGTTAAGTGA